A stretch of Aedes aegypti strain LVP_AGWG chromosome 2, AaegL5.0 Primary Assembly, whole genome shotgun sequence DNA encodes these proteins:
- the LOC5565336 gene encoding probable cytochrome P450 4ac1, with product MFSSVLSLVIITLIVLLAVYEWYLRQRDGYRAALQYPGGPMLPVLGNILEVLIKDTVQTFNYARSNALKYGRSYRQWIFGNVILNVIRIREAEPILSSTKHTRKSILYRFLEPLMGDGLLCSKGSKWQARRKILTPAFHFSILNDFLQVFQEEAEKLVGLLDSCADAEEEVVLQSIVTRFTLNTICETAMGVKLDTFIGADKYRSQVYDVGERIVHRTMTPWLYDDGVYNLFGYQKPLEDAIEPIHDFTRSIIRQKREELKQDSTMHIEDSDGIYESKQRYAMLNTLLMAEENDVIDEEGIREEVDTFMFEGHDTTAAGLIFSILLLATEQEAQQRVYDELLKARSTKSESEAFTIADYNNLKYLDRFVKEALRLYPPVSFISRNLSGPLEVDSTTFPHGTIAHIHIYDLHRDPEQFPDPERFDPDRFLPEVAAKRNPYAYVPFSAGPRNCIGQKYALLEMKTVLCALLINYRILPVTTRQEVIFIADLVLRAKTPIKVQFAKRKANATRS from the exons ATGTTTTCGTCGGTGTTGTCGTTGGTGATCATAACGTTGATCGTGCTGTTGGCGGTCTATGAGTGGTATTTGCGCCAGCGGGACGGTTATCGAGCGGCTTTGCAGTATCCGGGAGGACCGATGCTTCCCGTACTGGGCAACATCCTGGAAGTGTTGATCAAGGACACCGTGCAAACGTTCAACTATGCGCGATCGAATGCTCTGAAGTATGGACGGTCTTACCGGCAGTGGATCTTCGGAAACGTGATATTGAATGTCATAAGGATTCGTGAAGCGGAACCGATTCTTTCCAGTACGAAGCACACCCGGAAGAGCATACTCTATCGATTCTTGGAGCCGCTGATGGGCGATGGGTTGCTGTGTAGCAAGGGAAGCAAGTGGCAGGCCAGGCGGAAGATCCTGACACCGGCGTTCCATTTCAGCATCTTGAACGACTTTTTGCAAGTGTTCCAGGAGGAGGCAGAAAAATTGGTGGGGCTACTGGATAGTTGTGCCGATGCTGAAGAAGAGGTCGTCCTGCAGTCGATCGTGACCAGGTTCACGCTGAACACGATCTGTG AGACGGCTATGGGTGTCAAGCTGGATACGTTCATTGGCGCGGATAAGTACCGATCGCAAGTCTACGATGTGGGTGAAAGGATCGTTCATCGGACGATGACTCCGTGGTTGTACGACGATGGAGTCTACAATCTGTTTGGGTATCAGAAGCCGCTGGAGGATGCAATAGAACCCATTCATGACTTCACTCGAAGCATTATTCGGCAAAAACGTGAGGAGTTGAAGCAGGATTCGACGATGCACATCGAGGATTCTGATGGAAT ATATGAATCGAAGCAACGTTACGCTATGTTGAATACCTTGCTGATGGCCGAAGAAAACGATGTCATAGATGAAGAGGGAATACGGGAAGAAGTGGACACCTTCATGTTCGAAGGGCATGACACGACCGCAGCAGGTTTGATCTTCTCGATTCTGTTGCTGGCCACAGAGCAAGAAGCTCAACAACGCGTATACGATGAGCTTTTGAAGGCCCGTAGTACAAAATCGGAGAGCGAAGCATTCACCATAGCGGACTACAACAACTTGAAGTACCTGGATCGCTTCGTGAAGGAAGCACTTCGGCTGTATCCGCCGGTGTCGTTCATCTCGCGGAATCTCTCAGGACCGTTGGAAGTTG ATTCAACAACATTTCCTCACGGTACTATCGCACACATACACATCTACGATCTACATCGTGATCCGGAGCAGTTTCCCGATCCGGAACGATTCGATCCCGATAGGTTCCTGCCGGAGGTGGCCGCCAAGAGGAACCCTTATGCGTATGTGCCGTTTAGTGCCGGCCCCAGGAACTGTATCGGACAGAAATACGCCCTATTGGagatgaaaacggtactgtgCGCTCTGCTGATTAACTACCGCATTCTACCGGTGACTACGCGGCAAGAGGTGATCTTCATAGCCGATCTGGTACTGCGAGCGAAAACCCCGATCAAGGTTCAATTCGCTAAGCGGAAAGCAAATGCAACGCGTAGCTAG
- the LOC5578181 gene encoding cytochrome P450 4C1, with protein MNNLSCARVMIKGIDVLYPRCRVQLSLISRCGWSKMDFLMDWWFAVLIIVIVLLAWDAIDKSGRPYRAMNKFPGPRVFPLIGTLSEILFKDQAKTFQLAREWPKRYGGSYRFWVNSTLYVLNVVRVREAEPILSSTKNIDKSRFYKFLHPFLGLGLLNSTGPKWMHRRRILTPSFHFNILNGFHRTFVEECDQLLATIDEHVDKGVSTALQPVMSKFTLNTICETSMGVKLSTVSGADVYRTKLYEIGEALVHRLMRPWLLNDFLCRLTGYKAAFDKLLLPVHSFTTGIINKKREQFQASSEPLVELTEENIYLNPKKRYAMLDSLLVAEQKQLIDEAGIREEVDTFAFEGHDTTAAALVFIFFTLAHESAVQDRIYSEIRQVYNGKPQSDRVFTPQDYSEMKFLDRALKECLRLWPPVAFISRNISEDIVLEDGAVIPAGCVANIHIFDLHRDPEQYPDPDRFDADRFLPEEVDRRNPYAYVPFSAGPRNCIGQKYAMMELKVVIVNALLKFRVLPVTKLEDINFVADLVLRSTNPIEVRFERR; from the exons ATGAATAATCTCAGCTGTGCGCGGGTTATGATAAAGGGAATTGATGTTCTTTACCCACGGTGTAGAGTTCAATTGAGTCTAATCAGTCGTTGCGGGTGGAGCAAAATggatttcttgatggattgGTGGTTCGCTGTGCTGATAATCGTAATAGTGCTTCTCGCGTGGGATGCAATTGACAAATCTGGGCGCCCGTATCGGGCCATGAACAAATTTCCAGGGCCTCGGGTTTTTCCTCTTATTGGAACTCTGAGCGAGATTCTTTTCAAGGATCAAG CTAAGACTTTCCAATTGGCCCGCGAATGGCCCAAACGGTATGGAGGGTCCTATCGGTTCTGGGTCAACAGCACACTGTACGTACTGAATGTGGTGCGGGTTCGCGAAGCCGAGCCCATCCTGTCGAGCACCAAAAACATCGACAAGAGTCGATTCTACAAGTTTCTTCATCCCTTCTTGGGACTGGGTCTGCTCAACAGCACCGGACCCAAATGGATGCACCGCCGAAGAATCCTAACGCCTTCGTTCCACTTCAACATACTCAACGGGTTTCATCGTACGTTTGTGGAAGAATGCGACCAACTGTTGGCCACAATCGATGAACACGTGGATAAAGGAGTATCGACGGCCTTGCAACCGGTCATGTCCAAGTTTACGTTGAACACCATTTGCG AAACCTCAATGGGCGTTAAGTTGTCCACGGTTTCTGGAGCAGATGTGTACCGCACGAAGCTCTACGAAATTGGGGAAGCCTTGGTACATCGCTTGATGCGACCATGGTTGCTGAACGACTTCCTCTGCCGTTTGACGGGCTATAAAGCGGCTTTCGATAAACTTCTTCTTCCGGTTCATTCGTTCACGACTGGGATCATTAACAAGAAAAGGGAACAATTCCAGGCAAGCTCGGAGCCATTAGTCGAGTTAACCGAAGAAAATAT CTATCTCAATCCAAAGAAGCGTTACGCCATGCTGGATTCACTTCTGGTCGCCGAACAGAAACAGCTCATCGACGAAGCAGGCATTCGGGAAGAGGTGGACACGTTCGCCTTTGAAGGCCACGACACCACGGCAGCTGCTTTGGTCTTTATATTCTTCACACTGGCCCACGAGTCAGCTGTTCAAGACCGAATCTACAGCGAAATTCGGCAGGTCTACAACGGTAAACCGCAATCGGACCGAGTATTCACTCCACAAGACTACTCCGAGATGAAATTTCTGGATCGGGCCCTAAAAGAGTGCCTTCGGCTGTGGCCACCGGTGGCATTCATATCGCGGAACATCTCCGAGGACATTGTCCTCGAAGATGGAGCGGTAATCCCGGCGGGGTGCGTTGCGAACATTCATATATTCGATCTGCACCGTGATCCGGAGCAATACCCGGATCCGGATCGATTCGATGCGGACCGGTTCTTGCCAGAGGAGGTCGACCGAAGGAATCCGTACGCGTATGTGCCATTCAGCGCAGGACCAAGGAACTGTATCGGACAGAAGTATGCCATGATGGAACTGAAGGTGGTGATCGTGAATGCGCTGTTGAAGTTCCGGGTTCTTCCGGTGACAAAGTTGGAAGACATCAATTTCGTGGCGGATTTGGTCCTGAGGAGTACCAATCCGATTGAGGTTAGGTTCGAGAGGAGGTAG